One window of the Salminus brasiliensis chromosome 1, fSalBra1.hap2, whole genome shotgun sequence genome contains the following:
- the rpz2 gene encoding rapunzel 2 isoform X2: MADMEILEDRDKLKRGLVKVLECVATISSAAAVVNPIFGVAGSLIRVVLHQVDDEEIQTLKREFSSVNRALDEISHQNRSALMQIRKETLDGQYGHVEENIRNQFRKFMEIVEARPEHQQRKKDDFEESYANDMGDQNLYTLYEGVMGKPKLFSRPILEVYMTHSQGDRQVMERLCTRLTYLFCIGLIALMGYTAIIRDDEEGLSEEWAEKMENVQERMQEVLRKCK, encoded by the coding sequence ATGGCTGACATGGAAATCCTTGAGGATCGCGACAAGCTCAAGAGAGGGCTGGTGAAAGTCCTGGAGTGCGTGGCTACAATCTCATCGGCAGCTGCCGTGGTGAACCCCATCTTCGGCGTGGCCGGCTCGCTGATTCGCGTGGTTCTGCACCAAGTAGATGATGAAGAGATCCAGACACTAAAGCGGGAGTTCAGCAGTGTGAACCGGGCGCTGGACGAGATCTCCCACCAGAACCGCAGCGCCCTGATGCAGATCAGAAAGGAGACGCTGGATGGCCAGTACGGCCACGTGGAGGAGAACATCCGCAACCAGTTCCGCAAGTTCATGGAGATCGTGGAGGCACGGCCCGAACACCAGCAGCGCAAAAAGGACGACTTCGAGGAAAGCTACGCCAACGACATGGGTGACCAGAACCTGTACACGCTCTATGAGGGCGTCATGGGCAAGCCCAAGCTGTTCAGCAGGCCTATCCTGGAAGTCTACATGACCCACTCCCAGGGCGACCGGCAGGTGATGGAGCGCCTGTGCACCCGCCTCACCTATCTCTTCTGCATTGGGCTGATTGCCCTCATGGGCTATACTGCCATCATTCGGGATGATGAGGAAGGCTTGAGTGAGGAATGGGCTGAGAAGATGGAAAATGTGCAGGAGAGGATGCAGGAGGTTCTGAGGAAGTGCAAGTGA